One Megachile rotundata isolate GNS110a chromosome 5, iyMegRotu1, whole genome shotgun sequence genomic region harbors:
- the CCT3 gene encoding chaperonin containing TCP1 subunit 3, translating to MFGPGAASIVVLSPNTKRDTGRKVQRENIQAGKAIADVIRTCLGPQAMLKMLMDPMGGIVMTNDGNAILREITVQHPAGKSMIEIARTQDEEVGDGTTSVIILAGEILAVAEPFLEQNMHPTVIIRAFRQALEDMVTVLNEEISTDLDCNDRSKLIQVINSCVGTKFIGRWSDLACQIALDAVNTVLFEENGRREIDIKRYAKVEKIPGGSIEDSTVLKGVMFSKDVTHPKMRRYIKNPRIVLLDCSLEYKKGESQTNIEILKDTDFTRILELEEEYVKKICEDIIAVKPDVVITEKGVSDIAQHFLVKAGISAIRRLRKSDINRIARACGATVVNRTDELREEDVGTKAGLFEIKKLGDEYFCFITECKDPKACTIILRGASKDMLNETERNLQDALHVARNLLIEPKLVPGGGAVEMAVSRLLAEKAARLAGVEQWPYKAVAQALEIIPRTLAQNCGANTIRTLTALRAKHATEGITWGIDGETGQLVDMKERGIWEPLSVKLQTYKTAIETAILLLRIDDIVSGSKKKKADNEPTPPAQVSEESMKE from the exons atGTTCGGGCCAGGGGCTGCTTCGATTGTAGTTTTAA GTCCAAATACTAAACGGGATACCGGCCGGAAAGTACAGAGAGAAAATATTCAAGCCGGAAAA GCAATAGCAGATGTCATTAGAACATGTCTGGGGCCACAAGCaatgttaaaaatgttgatGGATCCAATGGGAGGTATAGTTATGACCAACGATGGAAATGCTATATTACGTGAAATAACAGTACAACATCCTGCTGGAAAATCAATGATTGAAATAGCCAGAACTCAAGATGAAGAAGTTGGAGATGGTACTACATCAGTTATTATATTAGCAGGAGAAATTTTAGCTGTTGCTGAACCATTCTTAGAACAGAATATGCATCCAACTGTTATCATAAGAGCATTTCGGCAAGCTTTAGAAGATATGGTGACTGTTCTTAATGAAGAAATCAGCACAGATTTGGATTGCAATGATAGAAGCAAGTTAATTCAAGTCATAAATTCTTGTGTTGGAACTAAATTTATTGGTCGTTGGTCTGACTTGGCATGTCAAATTGCTTTGGATGCAGTTAATACTGTATTGTTTGAGGAAAATGGCAGAAGGGAAATAGACATAAAGCGTTATGCAAAAGTGGAAAAAATTCCTGGAGGAAGTATTGAAGATAGTACTGTTCTCAAGGGAGTAATGTTCAGTAAAGATGTTACCCATCCAAAAATGAGACGCTATATTAAGAACCCAAGAATAGTTTTGTTGGATTGTTCCTTAGAATATAAGAAAGGTGAATCACAAactaatatagaaatattgaagGATACAGACTTCaccagaattttagaattggaggAGGAGTATGTTAAGAAGATATGTGAAGATATTATAGCTGTGAAACCTGATGTAGTGATTACTGAAAAAGGGGTATCAGATATAGCTCAACATTTTCTAGTGAAAGCTGGAATTTCTGCAATTCGAAGATTGAGAAAAAGTGATATTAATAGAATTGCAAGGGCATGTGGTGCCACTGTAGTTAATCGTACAGATGAATTACGCGAGGAAGATGTTGGTACTAAAGCTGGTCTTTTTGAGATTAAAAAACTTGGGGATGAATACTTCTGCTTTATCACAGAATGCAAAGATCCTAAAGCATGTACTATAATTTTGAGGGGTGCAAGCAAAGATATGCTAAATGAAACTGAAAGGAACTTGCAAGATGCTCTTCATGTTGCTAGGAATCTTCTTATTGAACCTAAATTAGTACCAG GTGGAGGTGCAGTAGAAATGGCAGTATCCAGACTTCTAGCAGAAAAAGCAGCAAGGCTTGCAGGTGTGGAACAGTGGCCATACAAGGCTGTAGCACAGGCATTAGAAATAATCCCAAGAACTCTTGCCCAAAATTGTGGAGCAAACACAATTAGAACATTAACTGCATTACGTGCAAAACACGCAACTGAAGGAATAACATGGGGTATTGATGGAGAAACTGGTCAATTGGTAGATATGAAAGAACGTGGTATCTGGGAGCCTTTATCCGTGAAGTTACAGACGTATAAAACCGCTATCGAAACTGCCATTTTGTTACTAAGAATTGATGACATTGTGTCAGGAAGCAAAAAGAAGAAAGCAGATAATGAGCCTACTCCACCTGCACAAGTTTCAGAAGAATCTATGAAGGAATAG